Genomic window (Vigna unguiculata cultivar IT97K-499-35 chromosome 10, ASM411807v1, whole genome shotgun sequence):
TAGAATCCTTCATCGGAAGAAGACACTCAGGCACTTGGGAGAAGACACTCAGACTCTTGGGAGAAGACACGCAGGTTCTAATAAGTGGACGCGTGCATTCAGTTAGTCATTGGTCCTAGTTGACTTGTGTCCCTCAAGTATATTAGTGTTCAGCAGGAACacagtttaaattttttactgaTGTTGAaatgatcaatttttattttaatttgttcttgaaaAACCTACTTCAATGTTtgtatttagtatatttattgatgagagttaaattattttagtaaaaataaatgatatatttatggTTAATGTTGTGggaaaaagagtaaaaaagggaaaaaaatgtaATTCTAGGATTTCATTTGGGGTTTCGCATCggtcatttaaattaaatgtcataatttaattacaaaatgtttaaaattaactagtttaaaAAGTAGTGttcacattaattaaataacgtCATAAATTATTATGGCCATGATTTAAATTGCCAATATAAATGCATCCACTTATATCACTTGCATACATAATGAATAAAAGCATCATTAGTAGTAATCTTCACactaaattaaagatattaaaagaaaacagaaataCATTTATAATCAGTATAAAGAAAACTGTAatacttgtttttttattatgaaactaaatataatattaaataaaaaggaagcattttaaaatttcaaaataacaaaatttgcttttattaaatattttcaccCTTAACAAGTCTCTTTAAACACTATTAAAAACACTATGTTGTTCAATGATTGTTATTGCAAGGGAAGCAACCACATGAACTTGGCTTTGAAAAATGTGAGTTATGTTTATGAATCATCTTCTGAGCTTGCTCTGTGGCTTTCTGAATTTGCTCCAAGTGTTGCTGTCTCGCTTCTGCTCTCCACTCCTCAGCTTTTCTGTGAACCACTGACATCCTCTTCATCAATTTCTCTTCAAGGTTTGATCTCATTTTCTGTATTTTCACCTAACCAACAACATTTTCaacaattacaaaaaaaaaaaaatcatgcttAGTTTCAATGACATGATTCTGAAGCTGAAAACTAGCTTGGTAATCTGCAACAGTGCTACATTTAACCATGTTCATGTTTTCAATGCTAGTGAACTTAGAACCAATTTACTATAATAATAGAACCTGAAAAAGACAACATGCCTAGAACTTTTCAACTttagaatttgtttttattatcatgGTCTACACCGCATAGAACAGTAGATTGATTCCCTCCCTACCCACTACAATCCACTGTCCAGCTGGCCAAGTTCTTAACCAAAGACTGTTTTTTTAAACGAAATCTTagattcaaatattataaatgaataaaaccCTGAAAGATTAATGTACATTTTGTACCAAAatcactaaaaaattaaatcttctCAACGTTGCTACTTCTGGGTTGCATTTTTTGGTTTTCAACTGAGATGAAAATGTATTTGATTGAGGAAAGAGTGAGAATTGCAGAGTGGACTGGTCAAGaaagtaataatataatgaTGGTATCCCATGAGTTGGGGGTGGCTCGAGGCATAGGTCACCAACATGGCCACCAAAGGTAAAACATTGAATtgtggtcaaaagttttgaaacaGGTAATGTATGATAAAACTTTAAAGTTTATTCATAGTTGGTTGGTTGTGTGTGTTTTGATACTACACCATGTGAATTTTTTTCACAGGAATCTGCTCTTGCAAAAAGGTTCAAACTGCTTCCAAAAGTGAAAAGTTTCAGTAATGGATTATCTTGTACTTTCAAGTTcctatcatttttcaaatttcaatgcTAAAAGTACCAGGACAGGGTAACCAGCTGGGAAACTGCATGTTACAGCATTACAAAACTGGATCAAGttttttactgtatttttctttcttatcccTCCAAGAATTGAAACCATGTTTAATCTCTAACATTCCATTTAGGACAAATAAATAACATcatttttagattaaaaaactGAGAGTCTCACATGACATGATGCCACATAATATAACCTTTAAACACAAACAATCAACCAATATCATATAAAAACACAGAACTAAATGCATTGGTTTACTATTTTGGAAAACTACATACTAAAAATACCTTTATAAACGCTAAAATCAGATTTTGTTCAGTTATATATATGCAGACAAAATCTGATAAGATTAACccttaaaaaagtttaattggACTTTATCTCGAGATTGGAGTTTAACTTGTActactaattattaatttaggTACACTTATTTGTTTTAGCATTCAACAATTACGGCTATTACAGCTATGGCTTAAAATAGCTTTTTCATACTTGTTAAACTATGGTTGTACATCTATGGCTTAGAATAGCATTTTGATACTAGTTATTCATTGATTAAGCACTTTTTATAGTATTCTTTTCTCTTCATCCTCTTTTATTATACCACCAATTTTATATCACATTCCTCTTTTCTGCCTATTTCTTTTCTTGTGCAAGAAACTGTACAAATTTGTTACACAAAATATAgtctatgaatgacaatgaaaTACCTCAAGCTTTCTTGACCTGGCCTCTGCTTTAGCACTTTGGAGATTTACCCAAGCTTGGATTTTTGCTTCTTCTCTCTGATACCTACACAACAACTCAATCACAATTCAGTTCcagccacacacacacacattatcAGATGAAAACAACATAAAGAAAATGTTCAATTAACTTGCTCATAATTTGGAAAATGGTTTAGAAAGAATGTGTGTGTTACCTTAAACAACACTTGGTTTTCTCCTCTTCTTCCCATGAAGCAGCTATGCAGTCAGAATCAGCTTTGTGGCTCCCATTGTGCCTCAAGCTTTTTGATATTTCCTTTTCTTCCTCTTCACTTGAGCTCCAATTTGAAGTGACTATGTCATACTGTGATCCTAGTTGCAGTTTAGAAAAATGGCACTCTTCCAGCTGAATGACATCAAGAGTGCATGCAGTGGTAGCCAAGGCCAATGGTCCTGACCTACTTGCAGGAGTGTTGTGACGAGGAGGTGATGAAATCTTAACTGGGGTGTGGCATCTTGAAGTTGTGGAACTTCCCAGAGGAGTCATCTCAGTGCCAATGTCTCTATGCTGAACCACTTCTGTGCAAGCATCTTGCATTGCCCCACCACCATCTTGGTTCCTAAACAAGAACCCTTCCTTTGCTGGCTCTAAATATCTCAAATTTGGCAAAATAGGCTCTATGCTGTCTGTGAACTTATCTGCATTGCAATTCATTGCATGTCAGAAACTTCTCATGCTAGTAAAATTGTACTgtctattatttttcatatgatGGTCCATTCAATTTTCAATTACAAATACATTTAACACACTCTCCTGAATTCCAACAATTGGAGAAGTATATTGAAGAGCACAATTATGTTAGTTTCACTCATGATTTTATATACGTTAGAAGTTGCAACAGTGTTAACACAGGCTACCATCATGCTCAAAACAACAGCTTTCAGACTAAAAGGAAATCTGAAGCTGAAGTTTTTTTTGTTCAACCTACCCACAGTTTAAAGTCTATggaaataaagaatataataagGACAAAAGGGAAAGGAAAGAGGATGATAACGATGGCTAAAAGGGTAGATAGGAAAAGAAATAAAGGAAGGGAAAAGGAGGGATAAAGTCAAATTTTGAAGTTAAGACTGTGATATCCCACCTTTGAGTACAATGTCTTTAACACCATGGAAAGCACCGAGTGTGTTATGCTGGTGGTCCAACGAAGGAGACCAGTGGAAGTTGGGGACAGCTTTGGACACCCTTTCTTCAGTGACTCTTGATTTCTCCGAGAAATTTTCCATTTGCTGCTTAAAGCCAACATCTTCACATTGTTGTCTGGTTGCAACCTTTGAAGAGTCTGAGACTGAAACCTTGAGTGTGTTGTTGTTGCTGATGTTGTTGTGAGCAGGTGAGTCATGGCAAGAAGTGCTCATGAGCCATTTCTCTGC
Coding sequences:
- the LOC114166068 gene encoding uncharacterized protein LOC114166068, translated to MDLPTHKFFQSPSALAVAVAPHGEALAESNVNMYGKSKDNPFADDFPDPLCKLNLKETSEFVKSLPVPSGRAESRGHSVSQQRRLLEAPSTPGRPVFSFSSGLPRKSFPSKWDDAEKWLMSTSCHDSPAHNNISNNNTLKVSVSDSSKVATRQQCEDVGFKQQMENFSEKSRVTEERVSKAVPNFHWSPSLDHQHNTLGAFHGVKDIVLKDKFTDSIEPILPNLRYLEPAKEGFLFRNQDGGGAMQDACTEVVQHRDIGTEMTPLGSSTTSRCHTPVKISSPPRHNTPASRSGPLALATTACTLDVIQLEECHFSKLQLGSQYDIVTSNWSSSEEEEKEISKSLRHNGSHKADSDCIAASWEEEEKTKCCLRYQREEAKIQAWVNLQSAKAEARSRKLEVKIQKMRSNLEEKLMKRMSVVHRKAEEWRAEARQQHLEQIQKATEQAQKMIHKHNSHFSKPSSCGCFPCNNNH